A window of the Lagopus muta isolate bLagMut1 chromosome 1, bLagMut1 primary, whole genome shotgun sequence genome harbors these coding sequences:
- the PHC1 gene encoding polyhomeotic-like protein 1 isoform X3 — MYLRPQLGNLLQVNRTLGRNVPLASQLILMPNGAVAAVQQEVPPTQSPGVHADTDQVQNLAVRSQQTSATNAQLQGSAQKAALPGNSQASGLPQATSTGQTVAVAPASSGSMGQSLNLSQGAAGSNGVSGGVVASSGSQNSTALSQTASAGAAGSCQRKGTGVVQPLPVAAAQAVTVSQGSQTESENAATKKGETDSGGQQTVGMNLTRTATPAPSQTLISSATYTQIQPHSLIQQQQQIHLQKQVVIQQQIAIHHQQQFQHRQSQLLHTATHLQLAQQQQQSSSLTQQQQAQPPQQQAPPQNQQQTQTLVVQPMLQSQPQSVQLQHDSPSQPATKSPVPIQSKSMVTIKPPQLGPAKMSAAQQPPPHIPVQVVGTRQQGSGQAQALGIAQIAAAVPTSRGMPAVVQSVSQAHAPSPPSSAPVSSQEAPPLTTGVNLAQVQGTTHMVKNPTSSPVVAQMPTAFYMQSLQLPGKSQSLAIKRKAESEEEKEVSASVTALMPARSSPVTDSPKNVEENNGHGDKSDSAATATPNATSSEGTSVTSTSVPTANLAMVSRQTGDSKPPQAIVKPQILTHIIEGFVIQEGAEPFPVGCSQLLKESEKPLQGGAPSGQGENLSSNSPGGNSASMELDKKANLLKCEYCGKYAPATQFRGSKRFCSMTCAKRYNVSCSHQFRLQRKKMKELQEANYARVRRRGSRRSSSEITRTKIQGKRHRGQEDSSRGSDNSSYDEALSPTSPGPLSVRSGHGDRDLANSNMAPPTPDLHGINPVFLSSNPSRWSVEEVYEFIASLQGCQEIAEEFRSQEIDGQALLLLKEEHLMSAMNIKLGPALKICAKINVLKET, encoded by the exons GTTCAAAACTTGGCTGTGAGGAGCCAACAGACCTCAGCCACTAATGCCCAGCTCCAAGGCTCTGCTCAGAAGGCGGCTCTGCCAGGAAACTCCCAGGCTTCAGGCCTACCACAGGCCACAAGTACAGGCCAGACTGTGGCAGTGGCTCCAGCCTCTTCTGGCAGCATGGGCCAGTCTCTCAACTTGAGCCAAGGGGCAGCAGGCAGTAATGGTGTCTCCGGGGGTGTGGTTGCAAGTAGTGGGAGCCAGAATTCTACAGCATTGAGCCAGACAGcctctgcaggtgctgctggcagctgccaaCGGAAAGGAACAGGAGTGGTTCAGCCATTACCAGTAGCAGCTGCCCAGGCAGTGACTGTCAGCCAGGGAAGCCAAACAGAGTCAGAGAACGCAGCCACAAAGAAGGGTGAAACGGACAGTGGTGGACAGCAGACTGTGGGCATGAACCTTACCAGGACAGCTACACCAGCACCCAGCCAGACATTGATTAGCTCAG CTACATATACACAGATTCAGCCACACTCACtgatccagcagcagcagcagatccaCCTGCAGAAACAGGTGGTAATCCAGCAGCAGATTGCTATTCATCACCAGCAGCAGTTCCAGCACCGCCAGTCCCAGCTCCTCCACACAGCCACCCACCTCCAGCTGGCCCAGCAACAGCAACAGTCATCATCTCtgacccagcagcagcaagctcaaCCTCCACAGCAGCAGGCTCCACCTCAAAACCAGCAGCAGACTCAGACCCTTGTGGTGCAACCTATGTTACAGTCCCAGCCACAGTCTGTTCAGCTCCAGCATGACAGTCCTAGCCAGCCAGCCACCAAGTCACCTGTTCCAATTCAGTCAAAGTCTATGGTCACCATCAAACCACCTCAGCTTGGGCCTGCCAAAatgtcagcagcacagcagcctccaCCACACATCCCTGTGCAGGTGGTGGGTACTCGGCAGCAGGGCTCAGGCCAAGCCCAAGCACTGGGTATAGCTCAGATTGCTGCAGCAGTACCAACTTCCCGGGGAATGCCAGCTGTGGTCCAATCTGTTTCCCAAGCCCATGCTCCTTCCCCACCTTCTTCAGCTCCAGTATCCTCGCAGGAAGCTCCTCCTCTCACTACAGGGGTGAATTTGGCACAAGTTCAAGGTACAACCCACATGGTGAAGAATCCTACCTCCTCTCCAGTAGTGGCTCAGATGCCAACAGCATTCTACATGCAGTCTCTCCAGTTGCCA GGCAAGTCTCAGAGCTTAGCAATAAAGCGCAAGGCAGAgtcagaggaggagaaggaggtaTCAGCCAGTGTCACTGCACTAATGCCTGCCAGGTCCTCTCCTGTGACAGATAGCCCCAAAAATGTGGAGGAAAATAATGGCCATGGAG ATAAATCTGATTCTGCTGCTACTGCAACCCCAAATGCCACATCAAGTGAAGGAACATCAGTCACCTCGACTTCTGTTCCCACTGCAAACCTGGCAATGGTGTCACGTCAGACAGGAGACTCCAAACCTCCACAAGCCATTGTTAAGCCCCAGATCCTCACGCACATAATAGAGGGCTTTGTCATCCAGGAAGGAGCAGAGCCCTTTCCG GTGGGTTGTTCTCAGCTGCTAAAAGAATCTGAGAAACCTTTGCAGGGAGGGGCTCCTTCTGGTCAGGGTGAAAACCTGTCCAGCAATTCTCCAGGAGGGAACAGTGCTTCTATGG AGCTTGATAAGaaagcaaacttgctgaagtgTGAATACTGTGGGAAGTATGCCCCAGCTACCCAGTTCCGTGGCTCCAAAAGGTTTTGTTCCATGACCTGCGCTAAAAG GTACAATGTCAGCTGCAGCCATCAGTTTCggctgcagagaaagaagatgaaagaactGCAGGAAGCTAACTATGCTCGAGTGCGCCGACGGGGATCACGGCGCAGCAGCTCTGAAATTACTCGAACAAAGATCCAGGGCAAGCGTCACAGG GGCCAGGAGGATTCAAGTCGAGGTTCTGATAATTCTAGCTACGATGAGGCTTTGTCCCCTACATCTCCAGGACCTCTGTCAGTAAGATCTGGCCATGGAGACAGAGACCTGGCAAACTCTAATATGGCCCCACCTACCCCAGATCTACACGGCATCAACCCTGTATTCCTGTCCAGCAATCCCAGTCGTTGGAGCGTGGAGGAAGTGTATGAGTTCATTGCATCACTGCAAG GATGCCAGGAGATTGCCGAAGAGTTTCGGTCACAGGAAATAGATGGCCAGGCCCTGTTGCTTTTGAAGGAGGAACACCTCATGAGTGCTATGAACATCAAGCTAGGACCTGCTCTCAAGATATGTGCCAAGATCAATGTCCTCAAGGAGACCTAA
- the M6PR gene encoding cation-dependent mannose-6-phosphate receptor, producing the protein MGRARVVRRTWPSQWPLGSAPARRPWPVPEQLPLLRRAVVRTERTVRGSRMSSHSHTSAVLVVFMALAVGVGAEPLTEKSCDVVGDESTESQMEKALLKKLEPLSQIRFNTTVEIGTTENYAYHFRVCREVNSSLHDFAGVVQMDRQSGKTTVIGRINETQVFNGSDWIMLIYKGGDSYGRHCSGEKRRAVIMISCKRGITASSFSIISEEREKEQDCFYLFEMDSSVACPAEDSHLSTGSILLITFSSVIAVYIIGGFLYQRLIVGAKGMEQFPHFAFWQDLGNLVADGCDFVCRSKPRNVPATYRGVGDDQLGDESEERDDHLLPM; encoded by the exons ATGGGGCGGGCGAGGGTAGTGAGGCGGACATGGCCGTCGCAATGGCCCTTGGGCTCTGCCCCTGCCCGCCGACCATGGCCTGTCCCTGAGCAGCTCCCGCTTCTCCGTCGAGCCGTGGTGCGGACGGAGAGGACCGTGCGCGGCAGCAG GATGTCATCACATTCCCATacctctgctgtgctggtaGTCTTTATGGCCCTTGCTGTTGGTGTGGGAGCTGAACCGCTGACTGAGAAGAGCTGTGATGTGGTTGGTGATGAGAGTACTGAGTCACAAATGGAAAAAGCCCTGCTGAAGAAACTAGAACCACTGAGTCAAATAAG atttaACACGACTGTGGAGATTGGCACAACTGAAAACTATGCCTACCATTTCAGGGTATGCAGAGAGGTCAACAGCAGCTTGCATGATTTTGCTGGTGTAGTACAAATGGATAGGCAGTCTGGAAAGACTACAGTAATAGGAAGAATCAATGAAACCCAGGTCTTCAATGGAA GTGACTGGATCATGCTGATTTATAAAGGAGGTGATTCATATGGTAGGCACTGCAGTGGTGagaagagaagagctgtgaTAATGATTTCTTGCAAGCGAGGAATTACAGCG AGTTCATTCAGCATTATTtcagaagagagggaaaaggagCAGGACTGTTTCTACCTCTTTGAGATGGACAGCAGTGTGGCTTGTCCAGCTGAGGATTCTCACCTCAGCACTGGCTCCATTCTACTAATCAC GTTTTCCTCAGTAATCGCAGTCTATATCATTGGTGGGTTTCTCTACCAGCGCCTTATAGTGGGAGCAAAGGGCATGGAGCAGTTCCCTCACTTTGCCTTCTGGCAAGATTTGGGCAATTTGGTGGCG GATGGCTGTGACTTTGTCTGCCGATCTAAGCCTCGAAATGTACCAGCTACATACCGTGGTGTGGGTGATGACCAGCTGGGTGATGAGTCAGAGGAACGGGATGACCACTTGCTACCAATGTGA